One window from the genome of Bacillus tianshenii encodes:
- a CDS encoding DUF72 domain-containing protein produces MIYIGLAGWGDHDTLYPDKIQSRDKLSEYAAHFPIVELDSSFYAVQPQRNMEKWTAETPDRFQFVVKAYQGMTGHQRGEIPFDSKKEMFEAFRLSLQPLQQAGKIGMVLFQFPPWFDCTKEHVTYLRYCREMIGDVPAALEFRNKTWYQPEFYEQTLQFMYKENWIHTVCDEPQVGEGSVPTVLHASDSEKTLIRFHGRNKEGWRRPSKGNWREVRYLYRYNEEELKDWCKKIKQLEKQTKDIYIIFNNNSGGDAADNAKQMLDLLEIKYEDLAPRQLDLFD; encoded by the coding sequence ATGATTTATATTGGATTAGCAGGCTGGGGAGACCATGATACGTTGTATCCGGACAAAATCCAAAGCCGTGATAAATTAAGTGAATATGCTGCTCACTTTCCGATCGTGGAATTAGATTCAAGCTTCTATGCTGTGCAGCCTCAACGAAATATGGAAAAATGGACAGCTGAAACACCAGATCGTTTTCAATTTGTTGTTAAAGCTTATCAAGGAATGACAGGTCACCAACGAGGTGAAATTCCATTTGATTCTAAGAAGGAAATGTTTGAAGCATTTCGACTTTCTCTTCAACCCCTGCAGCAAGCAGGTAAAATAGGAATGGTGTTGTTCCAATTTCCACCATGGTTTGATTGTACAAAAGAGCATGTAACGTATTTGCGGTATTGCCGTGAAATGATTGGAGATGTACCTGCAGCACTTGAGTTTCGGAACAAAACATGGTACCAGCCAGAATTTTATGAGCAGACGCTTCAATTTATGTATAAAGAGAACTGGATTCATACAGTGTGTGATGAGCCGCAAGTTGGAGAGGGTAGTGTGCCGACTGTATTGCATGCTAGTGATTCAGAAAAAACGCTTATTCGTTTTCATGGCAGAAATAAAGAAGGCTGGCGCAGACCCTCGAAAGGCAACTGGCGTGAAGTTCGTTACCTTTATCGTTATAATGAAGAGGAGTTAAAAGACTGGTGCAAGAAGATCAAACAATTAGAGAAGCAAACGAAAGATATTTATATTATCTTTAATAATAACTCTGGCGGTGATGCCGCAGATAATGCAAAGCAAATGCTTGATTTATTAGAGATTAAATATGAAGATCTTGCGCCCCGGCAACTTGATTTGTTTGATTAG
- the yidC gene encoding membrane protein insertase YidC, whose protein sequence is MRTLIHSLKPTLKYFLWFVLLVLVLTGCSSTQAPITGETEGFFNHYFVYSFSRLIMGAAHILGGSYGIAIIVITLLIRFFLLPLNLSQYKQQKRMQILKPKMDEIKEKYDKTKKDDQAKQQQEIMKLFQQEGVNPLSGCLPMIVQLPILMAFYYAIARTQEIAVHNFLWFSLGQADPIHILPIIAALTTFTQVKLSQAQMEAANPQMRVMQVMMPIMIFTFALKMPAALPLYWIVGNVFMILQTVILRRA, encoded by the coding sequence ATACGTACGTTGATTCATTCGCTCAAGCCGACTTTAAAATATTTTTTATGGTTTGTACTTCTCGTTTTAGTGTTAACAGGCTGTTCTTCTACGCAAGCACCAATTACAGGGGAGACGGAAGGGTTTTTTAATCATTATTTTGTCTATTCCTTTTCCCGTCTTATTATGGGCGCAGCTCATATTCTCGGAGGAAGCTATGGGATAGCTATTATTGTTATTACCCTGTTAATTCGCTTCTTCTTGCTGCCACTGAATCTTTCTCAGTATAAGCAGCAAAAGCGTATGCAGATATTGAAGCCGAAAATGGATGAGATTAAAGAAAAGTATGATAAAACAAAGAAAGATGACCAGGCAAAGCAACAACAAGAGATAATGAAGCTCTTTCAACAAGAAGGTGTTAACCCATTAAGTGGCTGTTTGCCGATGATTGTACAGCTGCCGATTTTGATGGCCTTCTATTATGCGATTGCAAGAACGCAAGAAATTGCGGTCCACAATTTCTTATGGTTTAGCTTAGGTCAAGCAGATCCAATTCATATTTTACCGATTATTGCAGCTTTGACGACTTTTACGCAAGTGAAGCTGTCACAAGCTCAAATGGAAGCTGCGAACCCGCAAATGAGAGTAATGCAAGTAATGATGCCAATTATGATCTTTACTTTTGCTCTTAAAATGCCTGCAGCTCTTCCGCTATATTGGATTGTCGGAAATGTTTTTATGATTTTACAGACGGTTATCTTACGCAGAGCATAA
- the sufB gene encoding Fe-S cluster assembly protein SufB — protein MAKKMPEIGDYKYGFHDKDVSIFRSKRGLTKEIVEEISRMKEEPQWMLDFRMKSLEHFYNMPMPQWGGDLNDLNFDEITYYVKPSEKSERSWDEVPEEIKRTFDKLGIPEAEQKYLAGVSAQYESEVVYHNMQEDLEKMGIIFKDTDSALRENEELFKEYFGTVVPPADNKFSALNSAVWSGGSFIYVPKGVKTDTPLQAYFRINSENMGQFERTLIIADEDSSVHYVEGCTAPVYTTNSLHSAVVEIIVKKNAYCRYTTIQNWANNVFNLVTKRTVCEENATMEWVDGNIGSKLTMKYPAVILKGEGARGMTLSIALAGKGQHQDAGAKMIHLAPNTSSTIVSKSISKHGGKVTYRGIVHFGRKADGARANVECDTLIMDNKSTSDTIPYNEIFNENISLEHEAKVSKVSEEQLFYLMSRGISEEEATEMIVMGFIEPFTRELPMEYAVEMNRLIKFEMEGSIG, from the coding sequence ATGGCTAAAAAGATGCCTGAAATCGGTGATTATAAATATGGTTTCCATGATAAAGACGTTTCCATTTTCCGTTCTAAACGCGGTCTAACGAAGGAAATCGTTGAGGAAATCTCAAGAATGAAAGAAGAACCACAATGGATGCTTGATTTCCGTATGAAATCATTAGAGCATTTCTACAATATGCCAATGCCGCAATGGGGCGGAGACTTAAACGACTTAAACTTTGATGAAATCACTTACTATGTGAAGCCTTCAGAGAAGTCAGAGCGTTCTTGGGATGAAGTGCCAGAAGAAATCAAACGAACTTTCGATAAGCTAGGTATCCCTGAAGCTGAGCAGAAGTATCTAGCAGGTGTATCTGCACAGTATGAGTCTGAAGTTGTTTATCATAACATGCAGGAAGACTTAGAGAAGATGGGAATTATCTTCAAAGATACAGACTCTGCTCTTCGCGAAAATGAAGAATTATTTAAGGAATATTTCGGTACAGTTGTTCCTCCAGCAGACAATAAGTTCTCTGCGTTGAACTCTGCAGTATGGTCAGGTGGCTCATTCATCTATGTACCAAAAGGTGTGAAGACAGATACGCCACTTCAAGCATATTTCCGAATTAACTCTGAGAATATGGGTCAGTTCGAGCGTACGTTAATTATTGCGGATGAAGATTCATCTGTACACTATGTAGAAGGCTGTACAGCGCCTGTGTATACAACTAACTCTCTTCATAGTGCGGTTGTTGAAATCATCGTTAAGAAAAACGCATATTGCCGTTATACAACGATCCAAAACTGGGCAAACAATGTTTTCAACCTTGTAACGAAGCGTACAGTTTGTGAAGAAAACGCAACGATGGAATGGGTTGACGGTAATATCGGTTCGAAGCTGACAATGAAATATCCTGCTGTCATCTTAAAGGGTGAAGGTGCACGTGGTATGACACTTTCCATTGCACTTGCAGGTAAAGGTCAGCACCAAGATGCTGGTGCGAAGATGATTCACTTAGCGCCAAACACATCTTCAACAATTGTATCCAAGTCTATCTCTAAGCACGGTGGTAAAGTAACGTATCGTGGTATCGTACACTTTGGCCGTAAAGCAGATGGCGCACGTGCAAATGTTGAGTGTGACACGCTAATTATGGATAACAAATCAACATCAGATACTATTCCTTATAATGAGATCTTTAATGAAAATATCTCACTTGAGCATGAAGCAAAGGTTTCAAAAGTATCTGAAGAGCAGTTATTCTACTTGATGAGTCGTGGTATTTCTGAAGAAGAAGCAACAGAAATGATCGTAATGGGCTTTATCGAGCCATTTACCCGTGAACTTCCAATGGAATACGCAGTTGAAATGAACCGTCTAATCAAGTTCGAAATGGAAGGTTCAATCGGTTAA
- a CDS encoding SUF system NifU family Fe-S cluster assembly protein yields the protein MSSSNVNLDQLYRQVIMDHYKNPRNRGVLEDDNITVNMNNPTCGDRIQLHLKVEDGVVSDVKYDGEGCSISMSSASMMTQAIKGLEVEKALKLSKVFSDMMQGEDYDEEELDLDLGDIEALQGVSKFPARIKCATLAWKAMEKGVSEEENSE from the coding sequence ATGTCTTCATCTAATGTCAATCTTGACCAACTATATCGTCAAGTAATTATGGACCATTATAAGAACCCGCGTAACCGTGGCGTTCTCGAAGATGACAATATCACCGTCAATATGAACAACCCGACATGTGGGGACCGTATCCAGCTTCATTTGAAAGTTGAGGATGGTGTGGTTTCAGACGTGAAATACGACGGTGAGGGCTGTTCAATCAGCATGTCATCTGCTTCAATGATGACACAAGCGATTAAAGGGCTTGAAGTTGAAAAAGCATTAAAGCTTTCAAAGGTTTTTTCCGATATGATGCAAGGCGAGGATTACGATGAAGAAGAACTAGATTTAGACCTTGGCGACATTGAAGCGCTACAAGGTGTTTCGAAATTCCCAGCACGAATCAAATGTGCAACCCTTGCTTGGAAGGCAATGGAGAAGGGCGTTTCTGAAGAGGAGAACAGCGAGTAA
- a CDS encoding cysteine desulfurase, whose protein sequence is MDVKAIREQFPILNQEVNGHPLVYLDSAATSQKPASVIDTLSDYYRGYNSNVHRGVHTLGTRATDGYEGAREKVRRFINAENSKEVIFTRGTTTAINTIAASYGRANLSEGDEIVITPMEHHSNIIPWQQIAKETGATLKYIPLQQDGTIALEDVRTTVTNNTKIVAVMYVSNVLGTINPIKEITQIAHENGAVMVVDGAQSTPHMKVDVQDLDCDFYAFSAHKMCGPTGVGVLYGKKKHLEKMEPVEFGGEMIDFVNLYDSTWKELPWKFEGGTPIIAGAIGLGAAIDFLEEIGMDNIEAYEHKLAQYAMERLSGIKGMQIYGPSSGERAGLVTFNIDDVHPHDLATVLDTEGIAVRAGHHCAQPLMRWLEVSATARASFYIYNTEEDIDKLADGIIKTKEYFGDVFI, encoded by the coding sequence ATGGATGTTAAAGCGATTCGTGAACAGTTTCCGATTCTGAATCAAGAAGTCAATGGACATCCGCTCGTATATCTTGATAGTGCGGCAACTTCACAAAAACCTGCTTCTGTTATTGACACGTTAAGTGACTACTATCGCGGGTATAACTCTAATGTACACCGTGGCGTGCATACACTAGGTACTCGTGCAACCGATGGCTATGAAGGGGCGCGTGAAAAGGTTCGCCGTTTCATTAATGCTGAAAATAGTAAAGAAGTTATCTTTACTCGTGGGACAACAACAGCAATCAATACAATTGCAGCAAGCTATGGACGTGCAAACCTATCGGAGGGTGACGAAATTGTCATCACTCCGATGGAGCACCATAGCAACATTATTCCTTGGCAGCAAATTGCGAAGGAAACAGGTGCAACATTGAAATATATCCCACTTCAACAAGACGGCACAATCGCATTAGAAGATGTTCGTACGACAGTAACAAACAATACAAAAATTGTTGCAGTTATGTATGTGTCGAATGTACTTGGAACGATAAATCCTATTAAAGAAATTACTCAAATTGCTCATGAAAATGGTGCTGTCATGGTCGTTGACGGTGCACAAAGCACACCACACATGAAAGTGGACGTGCAAGACCTTGACTGTGATTTCTACGCTTTTTCAGCTCATAAAATGTGCGGCCCAACAGGTGTTGGTGTGTTATATGGGAAGAAAAAGCATTTAGAAAAAATGGAGCCTGTTGAGTTCGGTGGAGAAATGATCGATTTCGTAAACCTTTACGATTCAACGTGGAAAGAACTTCCATGGAAATTTGAAGGTGGGACGCCGATTATTGCAGGGGCAATTGGTTTAGGTGCAGCAATTGATTTCCTTGAAGAGATTGGAATGGACAACATTGAAGCTTATGAGCACAAGCTAGCTCAATATGCAATGGAGCGTCTATCTGGAATCAAAGGCATGCAAATTTACGGACCAAGCTCAGGTGAACGCGCAGGTCTTGTTACCTTTAACATTGATGATGTGCATCCGCATGACCTTGCAACAGTACTTGATACAGAAGGAATCGCAGTACGTGCAGGTCACCATTGTGCTCAACCATTAATGAGATGGTTAGAAGTTTCTGCTACTGCTCGTGCAAGTTTTTATATCTACAACACAGAAGAGGATATTGATAAGCTTGCAGACGGAATAATTAAAACAAAGGAGTATTTCGGTGATGTCTTCATCTAA
- the sufD gene encoding Fe-S cluster assembly protein SufD has protein sequence MTVETKLPFDKEYVSQLSSQLNEPEWLKELRQDALAKAEDLPMPRPDKTKIDKWNFTEFKHEIAEGSLNDLSDLPEAIKTLIDVEAEDKNLLLQHNGANVFTSLSNDLKDKGVIFTDIHTAAREHSDLVKKYFMTEAVKVDEHRLTALHTALMNGGAFLYVPKNVEIKDPIQAVYWQDKDTALFNHVIVVAEDNSAVTYIENYLSFGKEESVSNIVAEVVAGANANVHFGAVDYLGEGMTTYVNRRGIAKRDARIEWALGQMNDGNTVSDNTTNLIGEGSYADTKTVTVGRGSQKQNFTTRVTHFAKNSEGYILNHGVVKDSASSIFNGIGKIEHGASKSNAEQSSRVLMLSEKARGDANPILLIDEDDVTAGHAASVGRVDPMQLYYLMSRGIPQKEAERLVIHGFLAPVVKELPIEGVKKQLVEVIERKVQ, from the coding sequence ATGACTGTGGAAACGAAACTCCCATTCGATAAAGAATACGTCAGCCAATTATCGAGCCAATTAAATGAACCGGAATGGCTTAAAGAATTACGTCAAGACGCACTTGCGAAGGCAGAAGACCTACCAATGCCTCGTCCAGATAAAACAAAGATTGACAAATGGAACTTTACAGAGTTCAAACATGAAATTGCTGAAGGCTCACTTAATGATCTAAGTGACTTACCAGAAGCAATTAAAACATTAATTGATGTTGAAGCAGAAGACAAAAACCTTCTATTACAACACAATGGCGCCAATGTATTTACTTCTCTTTCAAATGACTTGAAGGATAAGGGCGTTATTTTTACCGACATTCATACAGCAGCACGTGAACACAGTGATCTAGTGAAAAAATATTTCATGACAGAAGCTGTAAAAGTTGATGAACATCGACTTACTGCATTGCATACGGCATTGATGAATGGCGGGGCATTCCTATATGTACCGAAGAACGTTGAAATTAAAGACCCAATTCAAGCTGTGTACTGGCAGGATAAAGATACAGCACTTTTCAACCATGTGATCGTAGTTGCTGAAGATAATAGTGCTGTCACATATATCGAAAACTATTTGTCATTCGGTAAGGAAGAATCAGTTTCAAACATTGTAGCTGAAGTTGTTGCAGGCGCAAATGCAAATGTTCACTTCGGTGCAGTAGACTATCTTGGCGAAGGTATGACAACCTATGTAAACCGCCGCGGTATTGCCAAGCGTGATGCTCGTATTGAGTGGGCACTTGGGCAAATGAACGACGGTAATACAGTATCAGACAACACAACGAACCTGATTGGCGAAGGTTCATATGCAGATACAAAAACAGTAACAGTCGGACGCGGCAGCCAGAAGCAGAACTTCACAACTCGCGTCACACACTTTGCTAAAAACTCTGAAGGCTACATTCTCAACCATGGGGTAGTTAAAGATTCAGCAAGCTCCATCTTTAATGGGATCGGTAAAATTGAACATGGTGCTTCAAAATCAAATGCTGAACAGTCTTCTCGTGTCTTAATGCTAAGTGAAAAAGCACGTGGAGATGCGAATCCAATTCTTCTAATCGATGAAGATGACGTTACTGCAGGTCACGCAGCATCTGTTGGACGTGTCGACCCAATGCAGTTGTACTATCTTATGAGTCGTGGTATTCCACAAAAAGAAGCAGAACGCCTTGTAATTCATGGTTTCCTTGCACCAGTGGTGAAAGAACTTCCAATTGAAGGTGTTAAGAAGCAGCTGGTTGAGGTTATCGAAAGGAAAGTTCAATAA
- the sufC gene encoding Fe-S cluster assembly ATPase SufC, protein MSSTLKIQDLHVEIEGKEILKGVNLEITGGEIHAIMGPNGTGKSTLASAIMGHPKYEITKGSVTLDGEDVLEMEVDERARAGLFLAMQYPSEISGVTNADFLRSAINSRREEGDEIQLMKFIKTMDKKMNFLDMDPNMAQRYLNEGFSGGEKKRNEILQLMMIEPKMAILDEIDSGLDIDALKVVSKGINEMRSDDFGCLIITHYQRLLNYITPDKVHVMMQGRVVKSGGAELAQRLEAEGYDWIKQELGIEDETVEQEA, encoded by the coding sequence ATGTCATCAACTTTAAAAATTCAAGATCTTCATGTCGAAATCGAAGGCAAGGAGATTCTAAAAGGTGTAAATCTAGAAATCACAGGTGGCGAGATTCATGCCATCATGGGACCAAATGGTACAGGTAAATCTACATTGGCTTCAGCAATTATGGGCCATCCTAAATATGAAATCACAAAAGGAAGCGTAACGCTTGATGGAGAAGACGTTCTAGAAATGGAAGTTGACGAACGTGCTCGTGCAGGTCTTTTCTTAGCGATGCAATATCCAAGTGAAATCAGTGGTGTAACGAATGCTGACTTCCTTCGTTCAGCAATTAATTCTCGCCGTGAAGAAGGCGACGAAATTCAATTAATGAAATTCATTAAAACAATGGATAAGAAGATGAATTTCTTAGATATGGATCCGAACATGGCACAACGTTATTTAAATGAAGGTTTCTCTGGCGGTGAGAAAAAACGTAACGAGATTCTTCAATTAATGATGATTGAACCAAAGATGGCAATCCTTGATGAAATCGATTCTGGTCTTGATATTGATGCGTTGAAAGTTGTTTCAAAAGGAATCAATGAAATGCGCAGCGACGATTTCGGCTGTTTAATCATTACTCACTATCAACGCTTATTAAACTATATTACACCAGACAAAGTACACGTTATGATGCAAGGTCGCGTTGTGAAATCCGGTGGCGCAGAATTGGCTCAACGTCTTGAGGCTGAAGGCTACGATTGGATTAAGCAAGAACTAGGTATTGAAGACGAAACAGTTGAACAGGAAGCGTAA
- a CDS encoding carboxymuconolactone decarboxylase family protein: MEQFEPRNATEAALHDYKAGLGEFTKKMPEFAHHYNAFTEACFKAGAVTEKEKQMIALGISVFAQDEYCIIYHTKGCLDQGATEQEILEATAVAAAFGGGASMSQGVTLVQEAIQDLQQIEH; this comes from the coding sequence ATGGAACAATTTGAACCTAGAAATGCGACTGAAGCTGCATTGCATGATTATAAAGCTGGTCTTGGAGAATTCACGAAGAAAATGCCTGAGTTTGCTCATCATTATAATGCTTTTACAGAAGCGTGCTTCAAAGCTGGGGCTGTAACAGAGAAAGAAAAGCAAATGATTGCACTTGGTATTAGTGTTTTTGCTCAAGATGAATACTGTATCATCTATCATACAAAAGGATGCTTAGACCAGGGAGCAACTGAACAGGAAATTCTAGAAGCAACTGCAGTGGCAGCTGCCTTTGGCGGAGGTGCTTCAATGAGCCAAGGTGTCACGCTTGTCCAGGAAGCAATTCAAGATCTTCAACAAATTGAACATTAA
- a CDS encoding O-acetylhomoserine aminocarboxypropyltransferase/cysteine synthase — protein sequence MSEKNYRFETLGIHGGLARDNQTGAQALPIYPTNAYHFQSTDHAANLFGLKEQGNIYTRITNPTVSAFEERVALLEGGVGALAFASGSAAITNAILNIAEAGDEIVSASTLYGGTYNLFAQTLPKFGIKVHFVDPTKPENFKEAITDKTKAVFAELIGNPSLHVLDIEAVSTIAHEAGVPLIVDNTFATPYLCRPLEHGADIVVHSATKWIGGNGTTLGGVVVDGGKFDWNSDKFPGFTQPDPSYNNLVYAEALGEVAYIIKARVQLLRDTGAALSPFNAHQLSLGLETLHVRMKEHVANTHKVTEYLSNHPGVDWVLHPDLESHSSHELAKKYLPKGSSSVVVFGIKGGREAGATLINNIELWSHVANVGDAKSLIIHPASTTHQQLSAEDLKKSGVTEDLIRLSVGIENVEDLIEDLEQAIEKATGVTSKQQGANV from the coding sequence ATGTCAGAAAAAAATTATCGATTTGAAACACTAGGTATCCATGGGGGATTGGCGCGAGATAATCAAACAGGGGCACAAGCTCTTCCGATTTATCCAACAAATGCGTATCATTTCCAAAGCACTGATCACGCTGCAAATTTATTTGGTCTTAAGGAACAAGGGAATATTTATACACGTATTACAAACCCAACTGTTAGTGCATTTGAAGAACGTGTTGCATTACTCGAAGGCGGTGTTGGAGCATTAGCGTTTGCGAGTGGCTCTGCAGCAATTACAAATGCCATTTTGAATATAGCCGAAGCTGGTGATGAGATTGTAAGTGCTTCTACATTATATGGCGGTACGTACAACTTATTTGCACAGACATTACCGAAGTTCGGAATTAAAGTACATTTTGTAGACCCAACAAAGCCAGAGAATTTCAAAGAGGCAATTACTGATAAAACAAAGGCAGTATTTGCTGAGTTGATTGGTAACCCAAGCCTTCACGTGCTAGATATTGAAGCTGTTTCAACTATTGCACATGAAGCAGGTGTGCCACTTATTGTAGATAACACATTTGCTACACCTTACTTATGCCGACCACTAGAACACGGTGCAGATATTGTCGTCCATTCAGCTACAAAATGGATCGGTGGAAACGGTACAACATTAGGCGGGGTCGTTGTCGATGGTGGTAAGTTTGATTGGAATTCCGATAAGTTCCCTGGATTTACTCAACCTGACCCAAGCTATAATAACTTAGTGTATGCAGAAGCATTAGGAGAAGTAGCGTATATTATTAAAGCGCGTGTACAGCTTCTTCGTGACACAGGTGCCGCATTAAGCCCATTTAATGCGCATCAATTAAGCTTAGGATTAGAGACATTGCATGTACGTATGAAAGAGCATGTAGCAAATACTCATAAGGTTACTGAGTACTTAAGTAATCATCCTGGTGTTGATTGGGTATTGCATCCAGACTTAGAGAGCCATTCATCTCACGAATTAGCGAAGAAGTATTTACCAAAGGGCTCCAGCTCAGTGGTCGTGTTCGGTATCAAAGGTGGAAGAGAAGCTGGTGCAACATTAATTAACAATATTGAATTATGGTCACATGTTGCAAACGTTGGGGATGCGAAGAGCTTAATTATCCATCCAGCAAGTACTACACATCAACAATTAAGTGCAGAAGACTTGAAGAAGTCTGGAGTAACAGAAGACCTAATTCGTCTCTCTGTTGGGATTGAAAATGTAGAAGACCTAATTGAGGATCTTGAGCAGGCAATTGAGAAAGCAACAGGGGTCACATCAAAACAACAAGGCGCAAACGTATAG
- a CDS encoding SCP2 sterol-binding domain-containing protein: MVVHKALIDLQNRFSLEGHLLSLVKEEPLAVQLITESEVVTFVLRGLEITVMPLHQSAQVIIKGDECELLELLSGRQPLRRLLNQGHLQVAGNYRSVLRIESVLYCCSNEQKKISV; this comes from the coding sequence ATGGTTGTTCATAAGGCGTTAATTGACTTGCAGAATCGGTTTAGCTTAGAAGGACATCTCTTATCCTTAGTGAAAGAAGAGCCGTTAGCAGTTCAGTTGATAACTGAAAGTGAGGTTGTAACCTTTGTATTAAGAGGACTGGAAATAACGGTCATGCCCTTGCATCAGTCTGCACAGGTAATTATTAAAGGTGATGAGTGTGAACTGTTAGAGCTGTTGTCTGGAAGGCAGCCGTTAAGAAGATTATTGAACCAAGGTCATCTACAAGTTGCAGGAAATTATCGCTCAGTGCTAAGGATTGAATCTGTTTTGTATTGTTGTTCGAATGAACAAAAAAAGATATCTGTTTGA
- a CDS encoding anti-sigma factor domain-containing protein: MKRGIVMDVRKRRAVVLTKDGEFKKVPLKKYPYVAIGEEVVVPASSAIPLYSKSIPLFSAAAAAAIFLVILLSSFPLSTNDRAVAAFIGLDINPSVEAGINHQLEVIELKALNEDGKKIISQIGSVDEMPLQQLLTAFLAASKSSGYLKKSKDMLVTTTLLDSGASMQQPIASAVDKWKQQNVEGTDLALTTMQGNNEQRQLAHDNGVSTGKYLMYLQAKEGQENMTIDEVKTLSVEQLNNRLNPSEEQMPEMEEPVEVPAAVESVGQADTSGQAQPASTNSVEEQEEVEREVVEMEEGLKSAQFVAPVPNKAVVNEKASQPRKPQLKKEKKKKDKKKQENKMNKEKGPNKVKHIKDYKPGKSHSNVKAKGPQNAPGKNKGNHGNKNEKPGNPHAKKAS, encoded by the coding sequence ATGAAGCGGGGTATTGTTATGGACGTTCGGAAGCGAAGAGCTGTAGTCCTCACAAAAGATGGGGAGTTTAAAAAAGTCCCTCTAAAAAAATATCCATATGTAGCAATTGGTGAAGAAGTTGTCGTACCAGCTTCATCCGCCATTCCGCTTTATTCGAAAAGTATTCCGTTGTTTTCTGCGGCCGCTGCTGCAGCAATTTTCTTGGTAATCTTATTAAGTTCTTTTCCTTTATCAACAAATGACCGAGCAGTAGCTGCTTTCATTGGATTAGATATTAATCCAAGTGTAGAAGCAGGGATCAACCATCAGCTTGAAGTTATTGAACTGAAAGCTCTTAATGAAGATGGAAAAAAGATTATTTCTCAGATAGGATCAGTTGATGAGATGCCTTTACAACAGCTTTTGACTGCATTTTTAGCTGCATCTAAATCTTCTGGATACTTGAAGAAAAGCAAAGATATGCTTGTAACAACAACTCTTTTAGATTCTGGAGCTTCTATGCAGCAACCGATCGCAAGTGCTGTTGATAAATGGAAGCAACAAAATGTTGAAGGTACAGACCTTGCACTAACAACAATGCAAGGAAACAATGAACAACGACAGCTTGCACACGATAATGGTGTCTCTACTGGAAAATACCTTATGTATCTTCAGGCCAAAGAAGGCCAGGAAAATATGACAATCGATGAAGTGAAGACGCTTAGTGTCGAGCAATTAAATAATCGTCTAAATCCATCGGAAGAACAAATGCCTGAAATGGAAGAGCCTGTCGAAGTGCCTGCAGCTGTAGAATCAGTTGGGCAAGCAGATACTTCGGGTCAAGCTCAGCCTGCATCTACTAACAGCGTAGAAGAGCAGGAAGAAGTTGAACGAGAAGTAGTGGAAATGGAAGAAGGCTTGAAATCTGCTCAATTCGTCGCTCCTGTACCGAACAAGGCAGTAGTAAATGAAAAAGCAAGCCAACCACGAAAGCCACAACTTAAAAAAGAAAAAAAGAAAAAAGATAAAAAGAAGCAAGAAAATAAGATGAATAAAGAAAAAGGTCCAAACAAAGTCAAACATATAAAAGACTATAAGCCAGGAAAAAGCCATAGTAATGTGAAGGCAAAAGGACCTCAAAACGCTCCAGGTAAAAATAAAGGTAATCATGGCAATAAGAACGAAAAGCCCGGGAATCCACATGCAAAGAAAGCTTCATAA